From the genome of Desulfovibrio aminophilus:
GCCTTGAGCCCGGACACCAGGCCCGGCCCCTCGGCGGTGAACAGCTCCAGCCCCACCTTGACCCAGGGCACGGTCCCGGCCAGGCGGCGGGCCATGTCCAGGGCCGGCGCGGCCTCGGGATAGTCCAGGGCCACCACCAGCTCAGCCATGCCGCCCCCACTCCGCCAGCAGGCCCGCCACGAGTCCGGGACGCAGCCCGGGACGCAGCCGGGCGGCCAGGTACACGGCGCGCAGCTCGTCGCAGGCCCGGTCCAGGTCGTCGTTCAGGATCAGGAAATCGAAATTATCCGCCGCCGCGATTTCGGCCCGGGCGTTCTCCAGGCGTTTGGCCACCACCTCGGGCGCGTCCGTGCCCCGGCCGCGCAGGCGGCGCTCCAGCTCCGCGCGCGACGGCGGCAGGATGAAGGCCAGGACCGCCTCGGAAAAGGCCTTGCGCAGCTGGGCCGCACCCTGCACGTC
Proteins encoded in this window:
- the gmk gene encoding guanylate kinase, yielding MSERRGIVLVLSAPSGAGKSTLVRKLLREFPEIGYSVSYTTRAPRGAERDGTDYHFVDRDRFLAMREAGEFAEWAEVHGNFYGTAKAPVLAMLDQGRDALFDIDVQGAAQLRKAFSEAVLAFILPPSRAELERRLRGRGTDAPEVVAKRLENARAEIAAADNFDFLILNDDLDRACDELRAVYLAARLRPGLRPGLVAGLLAEWGRHG